One Mycobacterium kubicae genomic window carries:
- the purT gene encoding formate-dependent phosphoribosylglycinamide formyltransferase: MTEGLTEGQDEPTGTHPEPAPAEDDKTTVLDIPPTVAPAPLNEPTDEPTAQPADEPVALDSDPRPRVLLLGSGELGRELAVALQRLGAEVIAVDEYADAPAHRVADQQLVVPMTHADELAGVFDRLQPDFVVTLTDAVSVEALEALTAQEAQQADSASGITELVPSARCVRLTADREGLRKLAADQLGLPTAPFWFVGSLGELEAVAAHAGFPLLVKPVNGAGHGHTVVKEPAEVERAWHDAIAAYAGSAQPRVWAETVVEVEVLVTLIVIRSEGPSGPVIEFCSPIGHVGVDGGELESWQPQKISAAALDAAKSIAARIAKALGGRGVFSVELMINGDEVYFADVTAWPQETAWPTLRSQRLSVFELQARAIMGLAVDTMMVSPGAARTVGVQSHGAVPTADALTAALATPESDVRVFGGAGGSRHVGTARGLGVALATAPEVTVARDRARDVAVRLNMRDSRE; this comes from the coding sequence GTGACTGAGGGCTTGACCGAAGGACAAGACGAGCCCACCGGCACGCACCCGGAGCCCGCGCCCGCCGAGGACGACAAGACAACGGTCCTCGACATCCCGCCGACGGTGGCGCCTGCGCCGCTGAACGAGCCGACTGACGAGCCGACAGCGCAGCCGGCTGACGAGCCCGTCGCCCTCGATTCCGACCCGCGGCCGCGTGTGCTGCTGCTGGGTTCCGGTGAACTCGGCCGCGAGCTGGCGGTCGCGTTGCAGCGCCTGGGTGCCGAGGTGATCGCCGTCGACGAGTACGCCGACGCCCCCGCGCATCGCGTCGCCGACCAGCAGCTGGTCGTGCCCATGACCCACGCCGACGAGCTGGCCGGCGTCTTCGATCGGTTGCAGCCCGACTTCGTGGTGACCCTGACCGACGCGGTATCGGTGGAGGCGTTGGAAGCGCTCACCGCCCAGGAGGCGCAACAGGCCGATTCGGCCAGCGGAATCACCGAATTGGTGCCCAGCGCGCGCTGCGTGCGGTTGACGGCCGACCGCGAGGGCCTGCGCAAGCTCGCCGCCGACCAACTCGGCTTGCCCACCGCCCCGTTCTGGTTCGTCGGATCGCTGGGTGAACTCGAGGCCGTCGCCGCCCACGCCGGTTTTCCTCTGCTCGTCAAACCGGTCAACGGGGCCGGGCATGGGCACACGGTCGTGAAAGAACCCGCTGAGGTGGAGCGCGCCTGGCACGACGCCATCGCCGCATACGCCGGCAGTGCGCAGCCACGCGTGTGGGCCGAGACCGTGGTCGAGGTCGAGGTTCTGGTCACCTTGATCGTGATCCGCAGCGAGGGTCCGTCCGGACCCGTGATCGAGTTCTGCTCCCCGATCGGCCATGTCGGCGTGGACGGCGGCGAGCTGGAGTCGTGGCAGCCGCAGAAGATCAGCGCCGCCGCACTGGACGCGGCCAAGTCGATCGCCGCCCGCATCGCCAAGGCGCTGGGCGGCCGCGGGGTGTTCAGCGTCGAACTGATGATCAACGGCGACGAGGTGTACTTCGCCGACGTCACGGCGTGGCCGCAGGAAACCGCCTGGCCGACCCTACGCAGCCAACGGCTTTCGGTGTTCGAGTTGCAGGCCCGAGCGATCATGGGCCTGGCGGTGGACACCATGATGGTTTCGCCGGGCGCCGCGCGCACCGTGGGGGTGCAAAGCCACGGGGCGGTGCCCACCGCTGACGCGTTGACCGCCGCGCTGGCCACCCCGGAAAGCGACGTGCGGGTGTTCGGGGGAGCGGGGGGCAGCCGTCACGTCGGTACCGCCCGTGGGCTGGGTGTGGCGTTGGCCACCGCGCCCGAGGTCACGGTCGCTCGCGACCGCGCCCGCGACGTCGCGGTTCGGCTGAATATGCGAGACTCACGCGAGTGA
- a CDS encoding rhodanese-like domain-containing protein has protein sequence MSYAGDITPLEAWKMLSDNPQAVLVDVRTEAEWRFVGVPDLSSLGRDVVYVEWNKTDGSHNENFLAELQDQIAPDGQEERPVVFLCRSGNRSIGAAEAATEAGLAPAYNVLDGFEGHLDDHGHRGLGGWRAIGLPWKQG, from the coding sequence GTGAGCTACGCAGGAGACATAACGCCGCTGGAAGCGTGGAAGATGCTCAGCGACAACCCTCAAGCGGTGTTGGTTGACGTTCGGACCGAAGCGGAATGGCGTTTCGTTGGTGTGCCCGATCTGTCGAGCCTGGGCCGCGACGTCGTGTACGTCGAGTGGAACAAGACCGACGGCAGTCACAACGAGAACTTCCTCGCCGAGTTGCAGGACCAGATCGCGCCTGACGGGCAAGAAGAACGGCCGGTGGTGTTCTTGTGTCGGTCCGGCAATCGTTCCATCGGTGCAGCCGAGGCCGCCACCGAGGCCGGCCTGGCGCCGGCCTACAACGTGCTGGACGGTTTCGAAGGACACCTCGACGACCATGGCCACCGCGGCCTGGGCGGCTGGCGGGCCATCGGGTTGCCCTGGAAACAGGGCTGA
- a CDS encoding O-succinylhomoserine sulfhydrylase, translating to MAEDNSVRTPKALPEGVSQATIGVRGGLLRSGFDETAEAMFLTSGYVYPSAGVAEQSFTGEVDHFVYSRYGNPTVTMFEERLRLIEGAPAAFATASGMAAVFTSLGALLGAGDRLVAARSLFGSCFVVCNEILPRWGVETVFVDGDDLSQWEQALSVPTQAVFFETPSNPMQSLVDIAAVTELAHAAGAKVVLDNVFATPLLQQGFPLGVDVVVYSGTKHIDGQGRVLGGAILGDKEYIDGPVQKLMRHTGPAMSAFNAWVLLKGLETMAVRVDYSNASAQRIAEFLEGHPAVRWVRYPFLPSHPQHDLAKRQMTGGGTVLTFELDADEGAAKQRAFELLDKLQLIDISNNLGDAKSLVTHPATTTHRAMGPEGRAAIGLGDGVVRISVGLEGTDDLIADIDQALG from the coding sequence ATGGCTGAAGACAACTCGGTCCGCACGCCCAAGGCATTGCCCGAGGGCGTCAGCCAAGCCACCATCGGTGTGCGGGGCGGCCTGCTGCGCTCGGGTTTCGACGAGACCGCCGAGGCGATGTTCCTGACGTCGGGCTACGTATACCCGTCGGCCGGGGTGGCCGAGCAGTCCTTCACCGGCGAAGTCGACCACTTCGTCTACTCGCGGTACGGCAATCCGACGGTCACCATGTTCGAAGAGCGGCTGCGGCTCATCGAAGGGGCGCCAGCGGCATTCGCCACGGCCAGTGGCATGGCCGCCGTGTTCACGTCACTGGGCGCGCTGCTGGGTGCCGGCGATCGGCTGGTCGCCGCGCGCAGCCTGTTCGGCTCGTGCTTCGTGGTGTGCAACGAGATCCTGCCGCGCTGGGGTGTGGAGACGGTTTTCGTTGACGGCGACGATCTCTCGCAATGGGAGCAAGCCTTGTCGGTGCCCACTCAGGCGGTGTTCTTCGAAACGCCGTCCAACCCGATGCAGTCGCTGGTGGACATCGCCGCCGTGACCGAACTGGCCCATGCCGCCGGGGCGAAAGTGGTGCTGGACAACGTCTTTGCGACACCGCTGTTGCAGCAGGGCTTTCCGCTGGGGGTCGACGTGGTGGTGTATTCGGGCACCAAGCACATCGATGGTCAGGGCCGGGTGCTCGGCGGCGCAATCCTCGGTGACAAGGAGTACATCGACGGCCCGGTGCAGAAGCTGATGCGCCACACCGGCCCGGCGATGAGCGCGTTCAACGCCTGGGTGTTACTGAAAGGCCTTGAGACGATGGCCGTTCGGGTCGACTACAGCAACGCTTCGGCCCAGCGGATAGCCGAGTTCCTGGAGGGCCACCCTGCGGTGCGCTGGGTCCGTTACCCGTTTTTGCCGTCGCACCCGCAGCACGACTTGGCTAAGCGTCAAATGACCGGCGGCGGAACGGTGTTGACCTTTGAGCTCGACGCCGACGAGGGCGCCGCCAAGCAGCGCGCCTTCGAGCTGCTGGACAAGTTGCAGCTGATCGACATCTCCAACAACCTCGGTGACGCCAAATCCCTTGTCACACACCCGGCAACGACAACGCACCGGGCGATGGGCCCGGAGGGTCGCGCCGCGATAGGTCTGGGCGACGGCGTGGTCCGCATCTCGGTCGGCCTGGAAGGGACCGACGATCTGATCGCCGATATCGACCAGGCGTTGGGCTAG
- a CDS encoding NAD(P)/FAD-dependent oxidoreductase → MTSPSSELSTTNRRHHVVIIGSGFGGLNAARALKRADVDVTLISKTTTHLFQPLLYQVATGILSEGDIAPTTRLVLRKQKNVRVLLGEVTDIDLKGQTVTSKLMDMNTVTPYDSLIVAAGAQQSYFGNDEFATFAPGMKSIDDALELRGRILGAFEAAEVSTDPAERERRLTFVVVGAGPTGVELAGQIVELAERTLTGAFRTIKPSECRVILLDAAPAVLPSMGENLGNKAQRRLEKMGVEIQLNAMVTAVDYKGITVKDKDSGERRIDCACKVWAAGVQASGLGKIIAEQSDGTETDRAGRVIVEPDLTVKGHPYVFVIGDLALVPDVPGMAQGAIQGAHYATKTIKRAVKGQDDPANRKPFDYFNKGSMATVSRYSAVAQVGKIEFGGFLAWLAWLVLHLYYLVGHRNRIAALFSWVISFLGRTRGQMAITSQMIYARVVTNWMQQTQGQGALAAAEEAEHAEQKAAG, encoded by the coding sequence ATGACGTCCCCATCCAGCGAGCTCTCGACCACCAACCGGCGCCATCACGTCGTCATCATCGGCAGCGGATTTGGTGGCCTGAACGCCGCCAGGGCGCTGAAGCGGGCCGACGTGGACGTCACCCTCATCTCCAAGACGACCACCCACTTGTTCCAGCCCCTGCTCTACCAGGTGGCCACGGGAATCCTGTCCGAAGGCGACATCGCCCCGACCACCCGCCTGGTCTTGCGTAAGCAGAAGAATGTCCGCGTGCTGCTGGGCGAGGTCACCGACATCGACCTCAAGGGCCAGACAGTGACGTCGAAGTTGATGGACATGAACACGGTGACCCCCTACGACAGCCTGATCGTGGCCGCCGGCGCGCAGCAGTCCTACTTCGGCAACGACGAATTCGCCACCTTCGCGCCCGGTATGAAGAGCATCGACGACGCCCTCGAGTTGCGCGGCCGCATCCTCGGCGCGTTCGAAGCCGCCGAAGTAAGCACCGACCCGGCCGAACGCGAACGTCGGCTGACCTTCGTCGTGGTCGGCGCGGGACCGACCGGCGTGGAACTGGCCGGACAGATCGTCGAACTCGCCGAACGCACGCTGACCGGAGCGTTCCGGACCATCAAGCCCAGCGAGTGCCGCGTCATCCTGCTCGACGCGGCCCCGGCGGTGCTGCCGTCCATGGGAGAGAACCTGGGCAACAAGGCGCAGCGCCGGCTGGAAAAGATGGGCGTGGAGATCCAGCTCAACGCGATGGTGACAGCCGTCGACTACAAGGGCATCACCGTCAAAGACAAGGACAGCGGAGAGCGCCGCATCGACTGCGCGTGCAAGGTGTGGGCGGCGGGCGTGCAAGCCAGCGGACTGGGCAAGATCATCGCCGAGCAATCCGACGGCACCGAGACCGACCGCGCCGGACGAGTGATCGTCGAGCCGGACCTCACGGTCAAGGGGCACCCCTATGTCTTCGTCATCGGCGATCTCGCCTTGGTCCCCGACGTACCGGGGATGGCACAAGGCGCCATTCAGGGGGCGCACTACGCGACCAAGACCATCAAGCGGGCGGTCAAGGGCCAGGACGACCCGGCCAACCGCAAGCCCTTCGACTACTTCAACAAGGGCAGCATGGCCACCGTCTCTCGGTACAGCGCCGTCGCCCAGGTCGGCAAGATCGAATTCGGCGGCTTCCTCGCCTGGTTGGCGTGGCTGGTGCTACACCTTTATTACCTTGTCGGGCACCGCAACCGGATCGCCGCATTGTTCAGCTGGGTGATCTCCTTCCTCGGCCGCACCCGCGGGCAGATGGCCATCACCAGTCAGATGATCTATGCCCGAGTGGTGACGAACTGGATGCAGCAGACCCAGGGGCAAGGCGCGCTGGCCGCCGCCGAGGAGGCCGAGCACGCCGAACAAAAAGCCGCGGGCTAG
- a CDS encoding NAD-dependent epimerase/dehydratase family protein, whose product MEILVTGGAGFQGSHLSESLLANGHWVTVLNTSSKSATRNTNDFRSHERAAFISGSVTDGETVHRAVREHHVVFHLAANINVDQSLGDPESFLETNVMGTYRVLEAVRRYKNRLIYVSTCEVYGDGHDLQEGERLDETAELRPNSPYGASKAAADRLCYSYYCSYGLDVTIVRPFNIFGVRQKTGRFGALIPRLVRQAINGENLTIFGDGSATRDYLYVSDIVNAYNLVLQNTGLRGQAINFASGTDTRVKDIVEYIAEKFGAKITHCDARAGEVARFPANIDLAKSIGFKPEVDIWEGIDRYIQWAKDQPQYAYEHDGYSGALSPR is encoded by the coding sequence TTGGAAATACTTGTTACCGGGGGCGCAGGCTTCCAGGGAAGTCATCTGTCGGAGTCGCTCCTGGCCAACGGGCATTGGGTCACTGTCCTGAATACGTCATCGAAGAGCGCGACTCGGAACACGAATGACTTTCGTTCGCACGAACGAGCCGCCTTTATTTCCGGCTCGGTGACCGATGGAGAAACGGTCCATCGCGCGGTACGCGAGCACCACGTCGTTTTTCATCTGGCCGCAAATATCAACGTCGACCAATCTCTCGGTGATCCAGAGAGCTTCCTCGAAACCAACGTCATGGGTACTTACCGGGTGCTTGAGGCGGTCCGGCGCTATAAGAATCGGTTGATTTATGTGTCGACCTGCGAAGTGTACGGCGACGGACACGATTTGCAGGAGGGCGAGCGTCTCGACGAGACAGCGGAGCTGAGACCGAACAGCCCCTACGGCGCCTCCAAGGCAGCGGCCGATCGGTTGTGTTACTCCTACTACTGCTCCTATGGTTTGGACGTCACGATTGTTCGGCCATTCAACATCTTCGGCGTGCGCCAGAAAACCGGCCGATTCGGCGCGCTGATTCCACGCCTCGTCCGGCAGGCCATCAACGGCGAAAACCTCACGATCTTCGGCGACGGCTCGGCAACGCGCGACTATCTGTACGTAAGCGATATCGTCAATGCCTACAACCTGGTGTTGCAAAACACCGGGCTTCGCGGACAAGCGATCAATTTCGCGAGCGGCACGGATACCCGGGTGAAGGATATCGTCGAGTACATCGCTGAAAAGTTCGGCGCCAAGATCACCCATTGCGACGCACGCGCCGGCGAAGTCGCCCGTTTTCCCGCCAATATTGACCTCGCCAAGAGCATCGGATTCAAACCGGAAGTCGATATCTGGGAGGGCATCGACCGGTATATCCAATGGGCGAAGGACCAGCCGCAGTACGCCTATGAACATGACGGATACAGCGGCGCCTTGTCTCCGCGGTGA
- a CDS encoding peptidoglycan DD-metalloendopeptidase family protein, translating into MRILAVTRAHNAGKTLAATLDSLATFSDEIYAIDDRSTDDTAAILANHPAVTNVVRARTDLPSTPWLIPESTGLELLYRMADFCRPDWMVMVDADWIFQIDIDIREVLARTPGDVAALMCPMVSRWDDPEYPDMVPVMGTAEAMRGPFWRWYPGLYAGPKLMHNSHWPANITDHGRIGQLDGIRLTHNGWSTLEERISRVGHYMRLDPDFRHNFGVAYDRSLLFGYALDEVDLLKADYHRRVRGEFDRTEPRPRLPIEAEPRAIGRGYGPRADGFHPGVDFAADPGSPIYAAISGTVCYAGELDHLYSVIISNGDTETRYVFRPGDAGHIAVGDRICAGTQIGSLGAEDESTDAYLHFETRVRRAHVNPLRYLGNMGLRPWPPPGRLRAVSGSYPPATPCTITADD; encoded by the coding sequence ATGCGGATTCTGGCGGTAACGCGCGCCCACAATGCCGGGAAAACCTTGGCTGCGACCTTGGACTCGCTGGCAACCTTCAGCGACGAGATCTACGCCATCGACGACCGCAGCACCGACGACACCGCTGCAATCCTGGCGAACCACCCCGCGGTCACCAATGTTGTTCGCGCGCGGACAGATCTACCGTCGACACCATGGTTGATCCCCGAGTCCACCGGGCTGGAGCTGCTGTACCGGATGGCGGATTTTTGTCGCCCGGATTGGATGGTGATGGTCGACGCCGACTGGATCTTCCAGATCGACATCGATATCCGCGAGGTGCTTGCGCGCACACCGGGTGACGTAGCAGCACTGATGTGTCCGATGGTTTCCCGCTGGGACGATCCGGAATACCCAGACATGGTGCCGGTGATGGGCACGGCCGAGGCGATGCGCGGGCCGTTCTGGCGTTGGTACCCGGGTCTGTACGCGGGACCCAAGTTGATGCACAACTCGCACTGGCCGGCCAACATCACCGATCACGGTCGGATCGGGCAGCTGGACGGAATCCGCTTGACGCACAACGGCTGGTCGACGCTAGAGGAACGGATCTCGCGAGTCGGGCACTACATGCGGCTCGATCCGGATTTCCGGCACAACTTCGGTGTCGCATATGACCGGTCCCTGTTGTTCGGCTACGCACTCGACGAAGTCGACCTCCTCAAAGCGGACTACCACCGGCGGGTGCGCGGCGAGTTCGACCGTACCGAGCCAAGGCCACGGCTGCCTATCGAGGCGGAGCCGCGCGCGATCGGCCGCGGATACGGACCCCGCGCCGACGGTTTCCATCCCGGCGTCGACTTCGCCGCTGATCCCGGCAGCCCTATCTACGCCGCCATATCCGGAACTGTCTGCTACGCAGGCGAACTCGATCACCTTTACTCGGTGATCATCTCGAACGGCGACACCGAGACCCGCTACGTGTTTCGGCCCGGCGACGCCGGACACATCGCCGTCGGTGATCGGATCTGCGCGGGAACCCAGATCGGCAGTCTCGGCGCGGAGGACGAATCGACAGACGCATACCTGCATTTCGAGACGCGGGTGCGGCGCGCACATGTCAATCCGCTGCGCTATCTGGGCAATATGGGGCTGCGGCCCTGGCCACCGCCGGGGCGGTTGCGCGCCGTCTCGGGCAGTTATCCGCCCGCCACACCATGCACGATCACCGCAGACGATTAA
- a CDS encoding class I SAM-dependent methyltransferase: MMRTDDDSWDLTSHVGATATLVAAGRARATNSARPLIEDRFAEPLVRAVGIEFLIKWATGDLCASDVDEPEAAWGLQRMTTELVARTRYFDQFFADAAAAGIRQAVILASGLDTRGYRLPWPPGTTVYEIDQPHVLQFKAETLAQLGAESTAHLRMVPADLRHDWPSALLRGGFDPALPTAWIAEGLFGYLPPQAQDRLLDNVTRLSARTSRMAMETFVGSSDSGRVEEIIRSATRNWREHGFDLDIWSLNYSGARSEASDYLANHGWRSVGTTSAQLLAAHGVAATPGHYVAPSDKPSYYTSILA; this comes from the coding sequence GTGATGCGTACAGACGACGACAGCTGGGATCTGACCAGTCATGTCGGCGCGACCGCGACACTGGTGGCCGCGGGCCGTGCCAGGGCTACCAATTCGGCCCGGCCGTTGATCGAGGACCGGTTCGCCGAGCCGTTGGTCCGCGCGGTGGGTATCGAGTTCCTCATCAAGTGGGCCACCGGAGACCTGTGCGCGTCCGACGTCGACGAGCCCGAAGCGGCCTGGGGCCTGCAGCGCATGACCACCGAATTGGTGGCTCGCACTCGCTACTTCGATCAGTTCTTCGCGGACGCGGCCGCCGCCGGGATTCGGCAGGCGGTGATCCTGGCGTCGGGGCTCGACACGCGCGGTTATCGACTGCCGTGGCCGCCAGGCACGACGGTGTATGAGATCGACCAGCCGCATGTGCTGCAGTTCAAGGCCGAAACGTTGGCGCAGCTCGGTGCTGAGTCGACGGCGCACCTGCGGATGGTGCCGGCCGACCTGCGCCACGACTGGCCGTCCGCGCTGCTGCGTGGCGGATTCGACCCGGCCCTGCCCACCGCCTGGATCGCCGAAGGACTGTTCGGTTATCTGCCTCCCCAGGCCCAGGATCGGTTGCTGGACAACGTGACCCGGCTCAGCGCACGGACAAGCCGGATGGCCATGGAGACGTTTGTGGGGTCATCGGACTCCGGACGGGTCGAAGAGATCATCCGCAGCGCAACTCGCAACTGGCGCGAGCATGGATTCGATCTCGACATCTGGTCGCTGAACTATTCCGGGGCCCGCAGCGAGGCTTCCGACTACCTCGCCAACCACGGGTGGCGATCGGTGGGGACCACGTCGGCTCAGTTGCTGGCCGCTCACGGCGTGGCCGCGACCCCTGGCCATTACGTCGCGCCGTCCGACAAGCCCAGCTACTACACGTCGATTCTCGCGTGA
- a CDS encoding class I SAM-dependent methyltransferase produces the protein MPRTDDDDWDLSSGVGVTATIVAAGRAMATKDPRGLINDPFAEPLVRAVGLDFFTKMMDGELDMSAIGDVSPTVARAMVDGNAVRTKYFDDYVLNATDAGIRQVVILAAGLDARAYRLPWPTGTVVYEIDQPQVLDFKTTTLAHLGAEPCATRRAVAIDLRADWPTALQAAGLDLAAPTAWLAEGLLIYLKPQDQDQLFDNISALSAPGSMIATEFVSSIADFSAERARTISDPFRDHGVDVDLASLVYTGPRNHVLDYLGAKGWQLQGVPLAELFRRSGLDVPAADDDTIFISGGTGSAHP, from the coding sequence ATGCCCCGCACTGACGACGACGACTGGGATCTGTCATCTGGCGTCGGGGTCACTGCGACCATTGTCGCGGCCGGGCGCGCAATGGCCACCAAAGATCCGCGCGGTTTGATCAACGACCCGTTTGCCGAACCTCTGGTCCGCGCGGTGGGGCTGGATTTCTTCACCAAGATGATGGACGGCGAACTCGACATGTCGGCGATCGGAGACGTGTCACCGACCGTGGCGCGCGCGATGGTCGACGGAAACGCGGTCCGCACCAAGTACTTCGACGACTACGTCCTCAACGCCACCGACGCGGGCATTCGGCAGGTGGTGATCCTGGCCGCCGGGTTGGACGCCCGGGCCTACCGCCTTCCGTGGCCGACCGGGACTGTGGTGTACGAGATCGACCAACCCCAGGTCCTGGACTTCAAGACGACCACCTTGGCCCACCTGGGCGCCGAACCCTGCGCCACCCGGCGCGCCGTAGCCATCGACTTGCGCGCAGATTGGCCGACGGCTTTGCAAGCCGCAGGCCTTGACTTGGCAGCACCGACGGCGTGGCTGGCAGAGGGGTTACTGATCTATCTGAAGCCGCAGGATCAGGACCAGCTGTTCGACAACATCTCCGCACTCAGCGCGCCGGGAAGCATGATAGCGACCGAATTCGTGTCCAGCATCGCAGATTTCAGCGCCGAGCGCGCACGGACCATCTCCGACCCGTTCCGCGACCATGGCGTCGACGTCGACTTGGCCTCTTTGGTGTACACCGGCCCGCGCAACCACGTCCTCGACTACCTCGGCGCCAAAGGCTGGCAGCTCCAAGGCGTGCCCCTGGCAGAACTGTTCCGGCGCAGCGGCCTGGATGTGCCCGCTGCAGACGACGACACCATCTTCATCAGCGGCGGCACCGGCTCGGCACACCCCTGA
- a CDS encoding DUF2834 domain-containing protein: MLGTSVAILTVIEGRRYGVRWVWLYIAGFFVAVSVAFPLFLIARELRMADSESPGLRKVDTIFLATLAVAVAGLTIWIDQG, translated from the coding sequence ATGTTGGGCACTTCCGTCGCGATCTTGACCGTGATCGAGGGCCGAAGGTATGGCGTGAGATGGGTGTGGCTCTACATCGCCGGGTTTTTCGTTGCGGTCAGTGTGGCCTTCCCGCTGTTTCTCATCGCCCGCGAATTGCGCATGGCTGACTCTGAGTCGCCAGGCCTGCGGAAGGTCGACACCATCTTCCTGGCCACCCTTGCCGTGGCTGTGGCTGGCCTGACGATCTGGATAGACCAGGGCTGA
- a CDS encoding DUF998 domain-containing protein: MHEATAPRRQDAKTAQRLSSRASAQMLGGVLAGPLFVTSFTAIGAARRDYDWRRYPVSSLAIGPHGWQQRLNFILTGVLYSCAAVALGRSDRRRIGPRAVPVLSAAAGIGLIGSGVFVTDYVGDPLSGEPDPTRRNSADAAAPVRTRVGQIHDLCGIPVFAGIPLAGLASAATAVRSGDCRWACYSAASSMVMTGSLVVFGATIKGRPGFRGNSGVLQRIAIAIGLGWLSALSFRALSQ, from the coding sequence GTGCATGAAGCGACCGCGCCCAGACGCCAAGACGCCAAGACAGCTCAACGGTTGAGTAGCCGGGCCTCCGCTCAGATGCTCGGCGGTGTCCTGGCCGGGCCACTGTTCGTCACTTCCTTCACCGCGATCGGCGCGGCGCGGCGCGACTACGACTGGCGGCGCTACCCGGTCAGTTCGCTGGCGATCGGTCCGCACGGTTGGCAGCAGCGCCTCAACTTCATCCTCACCGGAGTCCTCTATTCATGCGCGGCCGTGGCTCTCGGGCGCTCCGATCGGCGGCGCATTGGACCCCGCGCCGTCCCGGTACTCAGCGCAGCGGCGGGAATCGGCCTGATCGGCTCGGGCGTGTTCGTCACCGATTACGTTGGTGACCCGCTGAGTGGGGAGCCTGACCCGACTCGCCGCAATTCGGCCGATGCCGCTGCGCCGGTCCGCACTCGTGTCGGGCAGATTCACGACCTCTGCGGTATTCCGGTGTTTGCGGGCATACCCCTGGCCGGGCTGGCCAGTGCGGCCACCGCCGTGCGCAGCGGAGACTGCCGCTGGGCCTGCTACTCGGCAGCATCGAGCATGGTGATGACGGGCAGTTTGGTCGTCTTCGGTGCCACGATCAAGGGTCGCCCCGGCTTTCGCGGGAATAGCGGTGTGTTGCAACGGATTGCGATCGCAATCGGACTCGGGTGGCTCAGCGCTCTGTCATTTCGCGCGCTGTCTCAGTAA
- a CDS encoding acyl-CoA dehydrogenase family protein — protein sequence MADRLEYTSEHRQFRELVREFVQQTVVPAHEQWERDGQWDRSLFIEAGKLGLLGFSVPEQFGGPGVNDFRYNAIVIDELQRGGAASEAIAFTLQNDVVLPYLTDLTTPEQQQRWLPGVVTGETVLGIGMTEPGAGSDLAGIRTTAVRDGDHYLVNGAKTFISNGQSGDLFVIAARTSPDRHKGLTLLVVEGDTPGFERGRNLEKIGLHAQDTSELSFTDMRVPAANLLGSEGDGFYQLVRNLPQERLALGVGAVAAAESILAETLDYVRDRKAFGSPIASFQNSQFVLAELATEIDVARTYLDDCLAQHLVGELTAARAARLKWWTTDLQVRTADRCLQLHGGYGYMREYRVSRAFVDARIQTIYGGTNEIMKTIIAKELGI from the coding sequence ATGGCCGACCGTTTGGAGTACACCTCCGAGCATCGTCAATTCCGCGAACTGGTCCGTGAGTTCGTGCAGCAGACCGTGGTTCCGGCTCACGAGCAGTGGGAGCGAGACGGCCAATGGGACCGCTCGCTGTTCATCGAAGCGGGCAAGCTTGGCCTGCTGGGCTTTTCGGTTCCCGAGCAGTTCGGTGGCCCGGGTGTGAACGATTTCCGTTACAACGCGATCGTCATCGACGAATTGCAGCGTGGCGGAGCGGCGTCGGAGGCCATCGCGTTCACGTTGCAAAACGATGTGGTGCTGCCATATCTGACCGATCTGACGACGCCGGAACAACAACAGCGGTGGCTGCCCGGTGTGGTGACCGGTGAGACGGTGCTGGGCATCGGGATGACCGAACCCGGCGCCGGTAGTGATCTAGCGGGAATCCGCACGACTGCGGTCCGAGACGGCGACCACTATTTGGTCAACGGCGCGAAGACCTTCATCTCCAACGGGCAAAGCGGCGATCTGTTCGTCATCGCCGCGCGCACCTCACCCGACCGGCACAAGGGTCTGACGCTTCTGGTGGTCGAGGGTGATACACCGGGATTCGAGCGGGGCCGCAATCTGGAGAAGATCGGTCTGCACGCCCAAGACACCAGCGAACTGAGTTTCACCGATATGCGGGTGCCGGCGGCCAACCTGCTCGGATCCGAAGGTGACGGGTTCTACCAACTGGTGCGCAACCTGCCGCAGGAGCGATTGGCGTTGGGCGTCGGCGCGGTGGCCGCCGCAGAGAGCATCCTGGCGGAGACCCTGGACTACGTGCGAGACCGCAAGGCGTTCGGGTCACCGATCGCCAGTTTCCAGAACAGTCAGTTCGTGCTGGCCGAGCTGGCAACCGAGATCGACGTCGCGCGAACCTATCTCGACGATTGCCTGGCGCAGCACCTGGTGGGCGAACTGACCGCCGCGCGGGCGGCGCGGCTGAAGTGGTGGACCACCGACCTGCAGGTGCGTACCGCCGACCGGTGCCTGCAGCTTCACGGCGGCTACGGCTACATGCGGGAATACCGCGTGTCGCGCGCATTCGTGGATGCCCGGATTCAGACCATTTACGGCGGGACCAATGAGATCATGAAGACCATCATCGCCAAGGAGTTAGGCATCTAA